The following coding sequences are from one Primulina eburnea isolate SZY01 chromosome 15, ASM2296580v1, whole genome shotgun sequence window:
- the LOC140814066 gene encoding transcription factor MTB1-like produces MGLEFGMEAVGWNVEDKAMAAAVLGTKAFDHLMLSSVSAECSLMALGNDEKLQKTLSDLVERPDSANFTWNYAIFWQLSRSKSGDLVLGWGDGCCREPCDEEESEFTQIHNMRLEDESKQRMRKRVLQKLHTLFGGTDEDNYAFGLDKVTDMEMFFLASMYFSFPRGEVGPGKCFGSNKHVWLLDALKSPIDYCVRSFLAKSAGLQTIVLIPTDIGVVELGSVKCIPESLEILKEIGSSFSSISSHLSAKKAADVVAVANQKDADDPIPNLVSGNRSEVIPKIFGQDLNSGRMQFIEKLAAKKVEGRTSDANADGLRLPFAKTGNGFHGATWTQCNNVKPGNHTEIYSPHPVTKNLHDLTGGPRQEFRLNNSQNQKPAKMQIDFTGETSRPLVSQTRSVDSEHSDVEVSCQEEQNGLSTEMRPRKRGRKPANGRLEALNHVEAERQRREKLNQRFYALRAVVPNISKMDKASLLGDAISYITELQTKLKNMESEREKPRSIPREASVLEAKPSTEMRESVPRIDIQANGDDLAVQVSCQLNAHPVSKIIQALKNAQATIVDAKMVVGSEKIFHTFVVKSVGSEPLTKEKLVKAYPHDSNSWQQ; encoded by the coding sequence ATGGGATTGGAATTCGGGATGGAGGCTGTTGGGTGGAATGTCGAGGATAAAGCCATGGCGGCGGCGGTTTTAGGAACCAAGGCTTTTGATCACTTGATGTTAAGCTCTGTCTCTGCTGAATGTTCGTTGATGGCGTTGGGGAATGATGAGAAGTTGCAGAAAACGCTGTCAGATCTTGTGGAACGCCCAGATTCTGCCAATTTTACCTGGAATTATGCCATTTTTTGGCAGCTTTCGAGGTCTAAATCTGGTGATTTGGTCTTGGGTTGGGGAGATGGGTGCTGTCGTGAGCCTTGCGACGAGGAGGAGTCTGAATTTACCCAGATTCACAATATGCGACTTGAAGATGAATCCAAACAAAGAATGAGGAAAAGGGTCCTCCAGAAGTTGCATACCTTGTTTGGGGGAACTGATGAGGATAATTATGCCTTTGGATTGGATAAGGTTACGGATATGGAGATGTTCTTCCTGGCTTCTATGTACTTCTCCTTTCCTAGGGGAGAAGTGGGTCCTGGAAAATGTTTTGGGTCAAATAAGCATGTCTGGTTATTGGATGCTTTGAAGTCTCCTATTGATTATTGTGTGAGATCCTTTCTTGCAAAGTCGGCTGGTTTGCAAACTATCGTTTTAATACCAACAGACATTGGTGTGGTTGAATTAGGCTCAGTAAAATGTATCCCGGAAAGTTTAGAGATCTTGAAGGAGATTGGATCATCCTTTTCCTCAATTTCATCACATCTTAGTGCCAAGAAAGCCGCGGATGTGGTGGCTGTGGCCAACCAAAAAGATGCTGACGATCCAATTCCTAATTTGGTAAGTGGAAACCGTTCAGAAGTCATTCCCAAGATTTTCGGGCAGGATTTAAATTCAGGGCGCATGCAATTTATTGAAAAGCTCGCTGCTAAGAAAGTGGAAGGCAGGACATCGGATGCAAATGCAGATGGGCTCAGGCTGCCATTTGCAAAAACTGGAAATGGTTTTCATGGCGCAACGTGGACTCAGTGCAATAATGTAAAGCCAGGGAACCACACAGAGATTTATAGCCCTCATCCCGTAACCAAAAATCTTCACGATCTTACCGGTGGGCCAAGGCAAGAGTTTCGGCTAAATAATAGTCAAAATCAAAAGCCGGCAAAGATGCAGATTGATTTTACTGGAGAAACCTCACGGCCATTAGTTTCCCAGACGCGTAGTGTTGACTCTGAGCATTCAGATGTTGAGGTCTCATGCCAGGAAGAACAGAATGGGCTCTCGACAGAGATGAGGCCAAGAAAGCGTGGTAGGAAGCCTGCCAATGGACGACTGGAGGCTCTCAATCATGTTGAAGCAGAGAGGCAACGAAGAGAGAAGCTTAACCAACGCTTCTATGCATTACGAGCTGTCGTGCCAAATATTTCCAAGATGGACAAAGCTTCTCTCCTTGGAGACGCAATTTCTTACATAACCGAACTACAGACTAAACTTAAGAACATGGAATCAGAGAGGGAAAAACCTAGAAGCATACCAAGAGAAGCATCAGTTTTAGAAGCTAAGCCAAGCACGGAGATGCGAGAATCGGTTCCAAGAATCGACATCCAAGCCAATGGTGATGACCTTGCGGTGCAGGTGAGCTGCCAATTGAATGCTCATCCAGTGTCCAAGATCATCCAAGCTCTCAAAAATGCGCAGGCAACTATAGTTGATGCAAAAATGGTTGTTGGGAGTGAAAAAATATTTCACACATTCGTTGTAAAATCAGTAGGATCGGAACCACTGACCAAGGAGAAGCTTGTAAAAGCATATCCCCATGATTCCAACTCCTGGCAGCAGTAG